The sequence ttataaacccaTATACATTATTTACGTAcccttataaacccttataaattattatacaaaccattataaattgttttataaggcTTTCTAAATTGTTATAGACTCTTTTAGTTGATTTATAAACCTATGGAACTCATATAATACCCTTATAAATTGAATGTATGCTTTCATAacgttttttataaacttttataaattatttacattcaTCAATAATCATAGATCTAACCCCATTGGTTGATATGAGAAAGTGAACCATAGATCTACCCCCATTCATCAATAATCTTATTTGCATAAGGTTCTCCTGAAAATTGAATGTTATTCTTTCTAGCTAGTTCTACAACACTTCCGCAAGGTGTGAATTCTCAATTTCACTAAATTCCTCCTTacctaaaatacaaaaaatcattttcaacatAATTCATATTTGAACGTTGGATGATCAGTTTTGGCTTGTCTGGTAGCTCTGTTGAAGTATCACAATACCTCGTAGTTAACTTCAAAATTGTGCAGAAtttataaaccttataaattatttaacaaacTTTATAAACTGTCTTATAACTTCAAATGTTGAATCCTCAGCAAGAATCACAACCTGTAAGTATTTTTTCggattttgttgttttgatcTAAGAGAAAGAGTTATCTATTAATATTCTGATCTAAGAGAAAGATTTCTAATAGTGAAcattgagtttttaaaatttataactctTTATAAATCGAAGTTATTTAGTAATGTAATTGACATGTTCAGTTCCCGACACTCATAAAAGAAGCATATGTTCAAGCTTATATGAGAGCCACAACTCTGCCATCACACATTTTCTTTGATCTACAATGTTAATCATCAAATTCATCAttgtctcttgttttttttctaaagtcTTATTGACCAACCATTGACattttttagtttcttcttgTGTCTTAGATTGCAGAGTCTGTTTCTTTTAGCAGCGATAAAAAGTATGATATAACGCAAGTGAAGGCTTCACCTCAGCTGCAGAAAACGATGTGTTAAGTAACTCAATCAACTAAAAGACAATTTAGAAAGGCTTATAAAACAGTTTATAAAGTTTGTTAAATAATCAACTGCGCCTCGCCTCACCGTCCTCTCCATCTCCTCCACGACCCTCCACGGAAACAGAGCATCATCAAGATGCGCAGTAAACGCGAAATCAAACGCACCGTCGAAAAATGAAGGTTATGAGGATCAGCTCTTCTCTCGAGAGGAAGCGAATCCACCAACTCCACGGCGGTAACGTCAGATAACTCGATCTGGGCCATCGCCATCGGAGCGTGTCTGGCGCCGGCAGAGAGGCAGAGAGCTTTGGTGTGGTTGCGAAGCAATCCGAGATCGCAGAATCGGAGGAAGTAAgaggagaaggaggagagaCGCGATATCCAAGCCTTGGTTAGGGACggaggagaaggaggagagaCGGTGGATCTCCGGTGAATCGGagacagagaagaagaaaaaagatcgagagaaagagagaggaagaaaagaggatcgcgagagagagagataaagttAGGGCTAATATGGTCTTTTGGTCATTAATGAAAAGTGTATTTGTGAAAATGTCCCCATACTAGTGGTATACTTGAAATGTGGTACTAAAGAAAGTGTAGAAGTAAAATTTCCCCTTATTTAATTTTGACTCAGTCAACTTTAGTTATTTTCTATTCAATttttagacatatatatattgttatacaTTATTTTGCTATCAAACATAACAGCTAACccaaatgcaaataaaaaattaatcgAAATTGTATCTGTTTAGAAAAAGTTATTTTTGAATTTGGAgagatataaataatttaatacatccaaataataactaaattgaCATGacattatatatctaaaattacgtatgtaattaaaataatattatattatttaaaaaagttatatgtaaaatattaaaaaaaattgaaagtaaaattttagttagttattataatatatttactttataaataagCACATGAGAATCACCTAGTATGAATTATAGAATGAATGATATAGTATTGAAccttatgtatatttttgaaacatcaaaaaggGTTAATTATATATCCAAATTTTGAACAATGGCTAAGAATCTTCAGAGAGTCCATCTACGAATTATGTTCACGAGAGGCAAAGTAGTGTCAAGCCCGTTGAAGCGCAAAAGATAGTCCCGCACCACCCCATTGACCCCAGCCCGGACCACGAAACTTTGCGGAAGACTATTGGGAAGCTCATAATGCAAAATGCTCAGCACCACGCCATTGACCCAATGCAAAATCACTAGACGAGGAGGAACATTGGGAAGCTGTTCATAGGAAACCTCCAAGGCATGCGAGAGACCAGCTGCAGTCATGATATCATTGTGCTCAGTAGCTCTCTGCATCTGTTCCCATGCCCGCACTCTCTCCTGGTCGACCAAGGGTCGGGTGGAACCAGGGTGATCAGCTTTCAAGTGATTCTTAAGCTGAGAATATGTCCCTGAGAAGTTGCAGTTCTCGAAAGCGCAAGACCTCGGTTTAGCATTCATAGCTCTCCTTCCTCCCGACTGCACCTTCATCGCCTCATGAACCTCTCCTCTGCAGTACGGACAGTTCAAGACCTTGGTTACGCGGCTCATGTTTTTTTTGCGGTACTGCTTGAAACAGTTGGAGTGACGAAAATTCGTGTCGCACATGTAAGCACGGCATCCATTAGAGGATGAAGAGCAGCGCAGGAGGACGGCATTGTGTGGCACTTCCTGGCAGatcacacacatgacatcctcCCATTGGCTTGGCCCTGGTGCCTCGATAGGTTCTTTCTGAGTCCTTGTAGAGCGAAGTGGGTATGGTGACACTCTGGTCCGGTTGCTTGGAACTGGTCTCTCCTTTGGCATTTTTCCTGCTAAAATGATGTCAACATTTACCAGAAACAACACTTAGCcatgaaaaacaaattcaaaacctTTTTCTTAAAGACTAATTAATCTCAAGGTTCATATCAGTCTTCCACACAACATTGACACTACTTGTACAAAAGAAAGCAAAAGTGCATAGAGATCCATAAAACATATATCATAAGCAATAAAATGAATTGCATGAATCAAATACAACAAATGATCAGAAAGCCAAAATGGTTggtcaaaaaaaattgaagtataCACTACTTATCAAAAACAAACCAGTTGTAGATATTTGGATGACCATTGACCAATGATCATCTCTCATTAAAGAGGTTACTGGAATCTCGCATTATGATTGGAATCAGAGTTCTGGAGAATATGAATTATAaactaatgaaaaaaaaataaaaatagacacGACGAGTGAGAAAAGTAGATTACCTTCTCGTTTTTCGGTTTAGTCGTCTAAAGAGATGAAGATATGCATGTTTGTGTCATGTCTTGTGGTCTTTTATATGCTACTCTTGCGTCCCATCTCTTTGTAGAATGATATGGAAATGTCATtcatttttacatttataaattttcccttcaatgagatgaaaacaaaagtcaaataaatcattttttactGTTTGTAAAGAAATTTAAAGGTACGTATTTCCATAAATCATATCTCATgcaaattgacaaaaaaaaagaactattcAAATCTTGTTTTTGTAATAGATTTAATGTGATTATTGCAGTGTTATTAATAGACTTAGTTATTCAACGAGAATCTATTACTCACGcgtctatcttattaaaatagaagtacaaataaaaaatacccctaaaacttataatttatttacaaaagcAATGCCaataaagtaataaataatcttaactttaattaatatttgttttttccaATTTACATCATTtcctaaaataattataactaataaaaattgtttggCAACAAAACTGACGTAATATCCTCACTTTTAATTTCTCCTAACATTTGGTAACTTTAATACACTAGGGTcggcccgggctacgcccgggttttttgttttaattttaattttgattatatatttagtacgtttatttaatatataaattttagaatctataataagaatataaatagctatagacaaatataaaatatataattttaaatcattcATTGCTTTTGGCttacacaatttaaaaattttagtatccaattttttttattggaaattatatataaggtgAAGAGcagaatgaaaaaaatgaattaaattcTAGTTATAGTATTTAATTGGTTAAATTGTAGACATGTGTTATTtcacttaaaataaaaagggtCGGTCCGTGCGCGGATTATATATTtcaatttgttatatatattatttattttatatttttttattacttttcttatatgtttttgatatttataatatattttattacaatattagtaggtaaagataatataaatactCATTATTTTAAGTAAAACTAAATTATGTCTCTTATTCAaagaaattcaataaaaaaagtaaataaaatgcattatttatttacatgttAAATGTCCTCAATATATTCATCTCATGTATGTTTTTTTAGTGTGTTACTTCCCCCACATTGTTGAAGATTAAAAACTTAGAATTGTGATAAAAATTGGTAATGAATACATTTGTGAGTGACTTATATGCACAGACAATtgttataacttttattttttaaaaaaaattggaaagttTTGTGTTTATGAAATTTAAAGAGTTCCACTAACTCtttcttccattttttttaacttcttcaattattttattgtttactcTGTATAgttaaatacttatatatcttATGTAGTTCTTTGTGCATGTCAGTCGAACCAATACGATGGAAGCACATATctatatctataataataaaattgctTAGAAAAGCTCCTCCTGCGTCCACGTCACCTCTCCTATTCCAATATTGTGCCACGTGGCACGCTCTCTTcaattacaaaaaatgttttgtcgCGTTACAATGGGATTCGGATTTTAAGTGTCAAATTCAGTGCCCCACTAATTTTTCCAGAATTTATTTTGGGCTTCTTTCAATAGGGGGAGGAGGCTAACAGAGTTCCCGTGCCGTTCGAGATTCACCAAATCCCAGCAGCTTCTTTGTAACGTTTGCAGTTTCAGTTTTTCCTCTACATTACTACAATCATTCAAGTGATTTTGATCTCTCCTCTCACTCTCTCGCAATTAATCAGCCTCATCATCATCTACGGTAACCGATTGCACCTTCGCCTATAAATGTATTCGGTGAATGCGATGAGCAACTACACCTCTCTGTTCTCTGAAAGAACACTCTCTGTTAAGCATCAACCCGCTGGCGGATTCAAGAATTTTCCTAGCGGATTTGAAAGCTGGCTGCTGTTCAAACATTGCCAAGATCGTCGTGCCTCTTGGATTCTCATCGCCTCCGGCTCCTTTCAGTCCCAGCTCCGTAAATACTCTGATCTCCTTATTCACCTTAATCTTCGACGCCGCTTCAAACTTCTCCAGCTTCACATCAAAAGCTGTCTTCTCTACGGCTCTATTCTCAGCTGAGCCAGATGCGTGAGCGGCAAGATTATCGGCAGCTACAGACACAGTTGATACcttaattttgattaaatagTGTAACCAATGGATGGATTTTAGTGTGGGTATTGAGAGGGAGCAaaattataaaacgttaatcTATTGCCTTTTTAAGTTTCGATGATATAGtgttctttttaataaaaacagaaatatattttcttttcacaTTTATAGATTTTCCTTCAATGAGAGGAATACAAAAGTCAATTAAATCACCTTTCTATTGTttgtaaaaaacttaaaaagtatgTATTTCCAGAAATCATATCTCATGTGAactgacaaaagaaaaagaactatTCAAATCTCATTTTTGTAATAGATTTAATGTGTTTATTGCGACGCTATTAATAGTTGTAATAATTAAAAGCCAATCTATTATTCAcacatatgtattttattttcacttAATACTAATCAAATAGTGCAACCAATGGTTGAATTTTAATGTGGATATTGCAGAGCGAATAATgagaaaaatcattaaaaaataatttattactccctctgttttgatatgtaagtagttttagtaaaaattgtttgtttcataatgtaaaatatttacataatccAAAACACGTTTTACATTTATTACATGTTTTGTGACCAATCAAATAATTCATGcttttttattattggttgaatttatgtattaaatactaatttttcaaaagtaaaatttttCTTAATCAAAACTATACTAAAAGCAGCATATAAGGCTCTATGGAGGTGTCCACGTCGGATGATATATTCAACCAGTCATATTACACAAAACGGCCACGTCATTACGAGGTTACAATGGTTTGGGTTCGTATTTTCGGCCCGTTTTATTTGTTGATTTTAATGGTTTGGGCTTATGTGTATTAGGCCTGTTTTTCTGTAGGCGATGGCCCATGGGTGGTTGATGAGTTAGGCGTCGTATGTCGTAGCCTCAATTGCGTCGTCACCTTCCTTTCCACTTCTATCTCTGCCGTTTCTCACCTCTCCAAATCCGAATCGACGAGTAACTTCACCACTAGCTTTTGTAATCAAACCTCCTCACCATTAACTTCTCTAATCAAATCTTGCTTTAACCCATTTAATGGATTCTTTtcgtcttcttctctgttttacTATTTATAAATCTCTTCTCCGATCTCATGCCTCCATCAAAGCTGTTACGATTCTCTCAAATACTCATCCCGATGGAGCCTACCCGTAACTCTTCATCCTCCACCGAACGCACGTCCGGCAAGAAGACCGTCGTCTCCTCTGCGTCTGCTAAGCCAAACGGAAAGTCTATTGTCGTCTCCTCTGCGTCTGCTAAGCCAAACGGAAAGTCTATTGCTTCCTCTGCGACTGCGATGACTCCTAGCGCGCATGCGTCTGTTGGAACCGCCAACCCGATGAACCCTGAAGCTACCACCGGTCTCTCATCCGCTCATCGCGACCAAGTGATGTTGTTCAGGGATGTTTCGCTGGGCCCACAGGAGGCCGAGTTGAGGTTCCGGCTGATTCACTTATGGGAGGCCCGAAatccaaataccaaaattcTCATTGGTCAAGAGATGCTCCTTATCGACGAAGAGGTTTGTTTccaattttttacttattttgtttggttttgcaCGACTGAGATAgtgtattaattaattaatgatttGGATTTATCGACAGGGAACTGTTATTCAGGGTTTTGTTCCGGCTGGTCGTGTAGGAACATTTGATCTCTCAGCTGGTTCCGTCTATAAGTTGACCAACTTTTTCGGATCCAGAAGCAAAATTCAGTATCGGGTTGCTGATCATAGCGCCACCGTTTCATTCTCTTGGAATTCTTCTTTGTCGGTCTTTGAGAATCCTCCGGTTCTCTTTCCAGTAGATAGGTTCAGGTTCCACAGCTACGATGAGTTTAGGGCCAACTGTGACTCCAAGGGTGATCTTTATGGTAAGCCATGTTGAACTATTTAGATTACCTTTTATATTTGAGCTACTGATGATGATCTTATAGATACGTTTGTTAAATTATGAGAGTATAATTGATCTTATAGATACGTTTGTTAAATTATGAGAGTATAATTATAGACGGGTTTGTTATATTACTATAGTATAAGATTGATGTATACGGTTTATATTTTGGTATCTCAGACTATGTTGGCCacatgaagctggtgaatgggcaAACTATCTCTGAACACATGGTTCTTGACGAAGCTGATATAGCAGAGAAACGGCATCTGTGTGTTCATGTTCAGGCACTTGAGTATGTTTCTCCAACCTTAGCCTCTTTCGTTTTGTGTTAttgttaacaaatatttttgtcttATGTAGCGGACCAGTGATGAAGCTCTATCTATGGGACCAGGCTGCATCCGACTTCTGCCAGAAATTCAAATCGTATGGAGGGACTCCAAGCGTTCTTCTGGTCACCACAGTGAATCCTAAGCATCTTGGAGGTTAGCATTCCACTTTAAAACATCATGTTCCTATTCAGACCTTAGAGAAATTCTATAAAACTACCTTAAGTAAACTTTAATTGTTAGGTGAGCAATCATATAGTATGTTACGGTTAATCACATTCACTCATATGTTATTAACAGGAACCCTTGCTATCACTTCTATGTCCTCATCTCGAGTGTTCATGGATTCCGACGTCCAGCCTAGCAAGGACTATCTCGAATGGTAGGGATTTGTGTATGCAGTTATTATCATTCATCTGTTGATGTGACATTTCGTGCAGCTTATTATTTAACATACTTACGGCTTATTTGCATCAGGTTGAATTCTAACGCAGAAATTGCTAATAGTGTTGCTGCTGAGGTTGTCACTAAGCCGGAGGCAGTGACTCTTGAGGAGCTATTCACCTACATCAAGCAAGAAACTTCAAAggtacaatatttttttatttttttaatgtttttaaatacgTTTGCATGTGCATGGGAACTAATgaggtttattttaatttccacGATGAAGGTCGCTTGGTTTGAATGCACGGCAACAATAGATGATGTTGTCCGGGGTTCTCCTTGGTATTACATTTCTTGCGGTGGATGTAATAGCAAGGCTTTCAAAGGTCATACCTCTATGATTTGCAACAATAAGAAGTGTTGGAAGACTGAGATCACAGGCGTTCCTCAGTAAGTGTTGTGATCATAGTTGAACTATGTTTTATCAGCGCTGATAGCTAATCTTGATTTCTTGTAGGTACCTCACAAAGATATCAGTTTATGATAAGAGTGAGCAAGCAGTTTTTGTCATTCTTGGCGATGCTGGCAAGGAGCTGAGTGGGAAACATGCTGCAGAATTGGTTGCTACTTATTTTGAGGTAATTTCCTACCTGATTATacatcatatacatatttgtgTTACTGCTGACCATCGCCTATTCATGGATTCCGAAAGGCAGTATTAGTTGACCTAACGTACATATTGCTTGGTTATTAGTCTAATGAAGGAGTTGGAGCTGATCATTGTGTGCCGATCCCGCAAGCTTTACTTGACACGATAGGCCAGACTCGCAAATTCATCGTCAAAGTCTCGGATCACAATTTCTCAGGCAAGACTCAGACCATAACTGTAACGAAGATACTCCCACTGGCAGTTGCACTTCCAGCAACATCCGAGGAACCTGGTGCTTCCAGTGGCTTTGGAAACTCTGCGGGTGATAGGGCTAGAAAAGCAGCTGAGATTCTTGAGGCAGATGAGGCCAAGCGGTGCAAGAGTGGCTGATATAGCTTCAAGCTCTCCTCATACGCAGTGATTGTTTTTGCTGCAGTTCGAGTTATGTTTTATGCTTTCTGAATGACTTTGcgtttttttcatttcaacTTTCAGACTTTTGTCTTTTATGTTTAAGTTCCTTGAATACAATTTTCATTTTATGGTTTTTACGATCTCTTAAGCCAGTTTACTTATcttattttgaactttttaataGTTAGTAGGGATTAGCTTAGTTTATAGGTGCTGAGTCGTCTCCTTACTACATTAAGCACATCAGTGGCTTCAGATGCAGAATCAGGATTAGTAACAGGATATGAGGAATGGTTAGGGGCGTGGATCCATAGGCATGAATCTGTATTCACAGTTTGGATACTAATTTTTCATTTCAGAATATTTTAAAGAATCTTTCACATAGCTTTATATAGTCTAAAGCAGACACACAACCCAGACTTATTTTGTTGCATCATAATTAAGCATCTAGAtctcaacaaaaaaataagcTTGTGATcacaaaacatgacaaatatgaagattatataCTGTTGCGCTCACTTATATGTCCTAAATCAAACAAAAGTACAAACCTGCATTGCATGCCGATCTAATGAAATTGAAGTACGtcttacatatttaaaaaaaaattaaatctttttaattagtcatccgaatatttatatttatggaatatttatatacatgGAGTGAGGGTTACTGATCTAttctttaataattattaaaaatttaaccatattattcaaaaaatttaatatgatataaataaaaaaacaacaatacTTAAACTTTAGTAGTATAGAACAATATACATGTGGACAAtatatgaattaatatttttacaatcagaacattttattttaaaaataactaactCAAAATTTTCCAGTGCTAtatggaaaaaataaatgatataatccAAAAATTGAATAAATACCTTTAAAGGAATATTGATCATATGAAAATGTGTTAGtatatttttcataacttttagctaattattttgaaaaaaaacaaaaaaattaaaaaaaatatgtacaaCTATGTACATGTTAGACAGGTTTCTATAAGTCAGTTTTAAACCGATAATGTATTCAAAATTAGTATTACATAAACACATTTCCTATTCCTGGAGGTCAGcagaagccaaaaaaaaaaaccaaaaccaaaaaatcattatataagAGTTCGAACCCAGCTTGAGTGCATATAAGAGGGCTATTCTACCAGTCAAATTAGCAAACAATTAGGTTAGTATTTTACCCCTAATATCGTAACAACACTTACTTTTATAGATTTACAGAGAAATATAGCAATAGACTTTTTATATGCTtatatgtaatttatatttataggaCATCGTagtcaaaaaaattattgacttattagtttgttttttttttttgtcacatatTGActtattagttatatatataattatatatacatgagATTGCTCGCAGACTTTTGTTAATAGACATGATTTACATCTAATCACCAGATATCCAATCTCAAACTTATTAAGACTCGAACATttttccgcgcgtagcgcggacgaAACCTCTAGTATTTATAATTCTagctaaaactacttacaaatAAAAACTAGAACATATAGTGTCGCTTTTAATCAAAACTAGAATATAGTATTCTGAAAGTGTCGTTGCATAGATGGTTGGACTTTAATGTGTTTATTAGAGCGCTAACAGTATAGAAAATCATTGAGCGATAAACTATCACTCACACATGTATTTAGTTTCTTCTAATTTCGACAATATAGTGACGTCTTTAGTCAATGATGgagtattattttgaaaaatgatGTTGCAGAGACGGttgaattttaatgtttttatagcGGCACTaacaataactaaaattatGAAATGACAATCTATTATtcgaatatatatacacatatatatatatatattatttttatattttaattttgatcatATAGTATGTCACCATTAGTCAAAATAAAaacagtatttttttaaaatcatgcTGCAAAGAGATTtagattttaatatatttagtgCGGCGCTAACAATAAGTAAAATCATTAAATGACAATCTATCATCATGCATATATCGGGTTGCTGGTAATCAGATTAAGAAATACTCTCtccattttttaatataaattattttagaaaaacttttttgttctaaattatatattgttttcggttttctatttaacatttattaataactaatgTTATTTGATTAATGATAACATATCTTCTatatttctattggttgaattgtggttaagtaaataattaatgatgtttttgtttagaaaatataaaaaattaatggttttcttaatttacgtgcatagctgtaaaacgacttatattaaaaacggagagagtattatTACTCTCGGATTTCACTCATTTTTTGTTAATCTTAATGTGTTTATTGATGCATCAATAATAGGTAATGTCAATAAACAACAATTTCTAAGTGaaatatgtataaattttatttcaaattatacaATGCCACCaccttataatttttaaaagatattcttgcttaa is a genomic window of Brassica napus cultivar Da-Ae chromosome A2, Da-Ae, whole genome shotgun sequence containing:
- the LOC125584279 gene encoding uncharacterized protein LOC125584279, with the protein product MEPTRNSSSSTERTSGKKTVVSSASAKPNGKSIVVSSASAKPNGKSIASSATAMTPSAHASVGTANPMNPEATTGLSSAHRDQVMLFRDVSLGPQEAELRFRLIHLWEARNPNTKILIGQEMLLIDEEGTVIQGFVPAGRVGTFDLSAGSVYKLTNFFGSRSKIQYRVADHSATVSFSWNSSLSVFENPPVLFPVDRFRFHSYDEFRANCDSKGDLYDYVGHMKLVNGQTISEHMVLDEADIAEKRHLCVHVQALDGPVMKLYLWDQAASDFCQKFKSYGGTPSVLLVTTVNPKHLGGTLAITSMSSSRVFMDSDVQPSKDYLEWLNSNAEIANSVAAEVVTKPEAVTLEELFTYIKQETSKVAWFECTATIDDVVRGSPWYYISCGGCNSKAFKGHTSMICNNKKCWKTEITGVPQYLTKISVYDKSEQAVFVILGDAGKELSGKHAAELVATYFESNEGVGADHCVPIPQALLDTIGQTRKFIVKVSDHNFSGKTQTITVTKILPLAVALPATSEEPGASSGFGNSAGDRARKAAEILEADEAKRCKSG
- the LOC125586187 gene encoding uncharacterized protein LOC125586187 yields the protein MPKERPVPSNRTRVSPYPLRSTRTQKEPIEAPGPSQWEDVMCVICQEVPHNAVLLRCSSSSNGCRAYMCDTNFRHSNCFKQYRKKNMSRVTKVLNCPYCRGEVHEAMKVQSGGRRAMNAKPRSCAFENCNFSGTYSQLKNHLKADHPGSTRPLVDQERVRAWEQMQRATEHNDIMTAAGLSHALEVSYEQLPNVPPRLVILHWVNGVVLSILHYELPNSLPQSFVVRAGVNGVVRDYLLRFNGLDTTLPLVNIIRRWTL